One genomic region from Haloterrigena gelatinilytica encodes:
- a CDS encoding energy-coupling factor ABC transporter ATP-binding protein, whose product MIEFRSVTYAFDDVPVLEDVSLSIDDGEFVVLAGANGSGKTTLLRHCNGLVTPDAGEVLVDGTPVAEDLVAARSSVGMVFQHPRDQFVAATIGADVAFGPENLGLERAEIDRRVADALAAVNMAGREDERIDALSGGEQSRVAIAGALAMEPTHLVLDEPFTGLDDPARRSVLSRLEALSDDGTGILLATHDLRDVLDLADRIVAMRDGAVAVDDAPDRALEALSAFEVRVPDS is encoded by the coding sequence ATGATCGAGTTCCGGTCCGTCACCTACGCCTTCGACGACGTGCCCGTCCTCGAGGACGTCTCGCTGTCGATCGACGACGGCGAGTTCGTCGTCCTCGCGGGCGCCAACGGGAGCGGCAAGACGACCCTGTTGCGCCACTGCAACGGGCTAGTGACGCCCGACGCGGGGGAAGTACTGGTCGACGGGACTCCCGTCGCCGAGGACCTCGTCGCCGCCCGCTCGAGCGTCGGCATGGTCTTCCAGCACCCGCGCGACCAGTTCGTCGCCGCGACGATCGGCGCCGACGTCGCCTTCGGTCCCGAGAACCTTGGCCTCGAGCGCGCCGAGATCGACCGCCGCGTGGCCGACGCCCTCGCGGCCGTCAACATGGCCGGCCGCGAGGACGAGCGGATCGACGCGCTCTCGGGGGGCGAGCAGTCCCGCGTGGCCATTGCCGGCGCGCTCGCGATGGAACCCACGCACCTCGTCCTGGACGAACCGTTCACCGGGCTGGACGATCCGGCACGCCGATCCGTCCTCTCGCGGCTCGAGGCGCTGTCCGACGACGGAACCGGGATCCTGCTCGCGACCCACGACCTCAGAGACGTGCTCGACCTGGCCGACCGTATCGTCGCCATGCGGGACGGCGCGGTCGCCGTCGACGACGCGCCCGACCGAGCGCTCGAGGCGCTGTCGGCGTTCGAGGTCCGAGTGCCCGATAGCTGA
- a CDS encoding biotin transporter BioY: MATNRETVDLVDGDVVRQFARAAVLAALVGASIFVTIPYPFSPAPITLQVLFVFLAGLVLGPVWGAVSMLLYLTAGAAGLPVFSGMEAGFGPLVGNTAGYLWSYPLAAALIGAVVHRGTDLRNPADVPLPIVVAALVAATVLIYAVGTAYAAWLQALEPWEAIAGYALPFVPAELVKMVAAIAIVKSGRLEPVGS, encoded by the coding sequence ATGGCAACGAACCGAGAGACGGTCGATCTCGTCGACGGGGACGTCGTCCGGCAGTTCGCTCGCGCGGCGGTGCTGGCGGCGCTGGTGGGGGCGTCGATATTCGTGACGATCCCGTATCCGTTTTCGCCGGCACCGATCACGCTGCAGGTCCTGTTCGTCTTTCTCGCCGGCCTCGTCTTGGGACCGGTCTGGGGAGCCGTCTCGATGCTCCTCTACCTGACCGCCGGCGCGGCCGGCCTCCCGGTCTTTTCGGGGATGGAGGCCGGATTCGGTCCCCTCGTCGGAAACACCGCGGGCTACCTCTGGTCGTACCCGCTCGCGGCGGCGCTGATCGGCGCCGTCGTCCACCGGGGCACCGACCTCCGAAACCCCGCCGACGTCCCACTTCCGATCGTCGTCGCCGCGCTCGTCGCCGCGACGGTCCTCATCTACGCCGTGGGGACGGCGTACGCGGCCTGGCTCCAGGCGCTCGAGCCCTGGGAGGCGATCGCCGGCTACGCGCTCCCCTTCGTCCCCGCCGAACTGGTCAAGATGGTCGCCGCGATTGCGATCGTCAAGAGCGGACGACTCGAACCGGTCGGATCGTGA
- a CDS encoding DUF7282 domain-containing protein, which produces MSRRRGAAVAVLAVAALLVTSAVALPLLGGGIVPFEGGESAPGEGDDGTTDIAATDSVAASQDDGSGSADSTAADAADREPVRASQSVGDGELVSFDSAAESAATDAEANADADATASLAQEQTDAVEAGVDEGIELAQQQGVEVTQEQRAAAVEAASQSAAQHQAADVEQIQAATAGAVHGSLIQSQDAEIEQIQSAVGGATDGALAQSQTVAASQMQSATWGATHGALAQKQRADVDQIQVATRGAAAGACREAGDSDVRDHPKTQEAAQGAAYGVLEQYQKVTVEQRQRITLEHVQHAAAGASAGALEGSVPAALEGEQSQEISVEQRQRVNIKQVQKAATGAAKGALVQRQEVSVEQTQAAARGAGRGSLTQIQTVSVEQVQRISITQIQEASFGAAKGAIYQSQSATVEQIQAAADGAAGGVLVQHQEISITQIQSAAVGASEGAIESAVQYQIAEIEQIQAAAFGAGEGAVLQQQVVDITQVQRLASGGASGALSQSQSATAEQIQIAASSACRETARVVQYQRISVTQLQALTQETASDATAYAIQQGIDDVSELGQYVEEVAEERADEIDELEGTASIAFADRESNGEAVTVDELDLSEGGFVAVYAADAVADPGAVLGTSSALEAGSHSDVEIDLEEPIEEDQPLTAVVHHDTNDDGTFEYGDTDGAEDVPYVTDAGVPVLDTAFVSVGDEPQVPQEPQEPQEPAEPNATLSVADQAGDGETLVVDEANASVDYTVTATADGTTAESQPFEANGTATDLELAFDSPLEESTTVDVAVADENGTELATESIEYALEDNESDGEPNESDATLNVSDQTGDGETLVVDEANASVDYRLTATDENGTQRAESETFEANETAEFEALELEPPLEENATLEVAVADDAGAELATESVEYTVDGDPATFEATFPRCSQAEVTGSFEDGDRIIVGTAFYESGGFGNSMGEYAVTVGEDVEAPFEGTITYETGDDFTVAETADGATVTVPEGDTGAVITGFASPDATPGSIDYPNPNASECLEEIRPERPTISVAETTATEDGIAVTFEYENPNEESLAVGSEFVEGTADDEPPSELEPGNDSFTVDWTPETDSERLVWEVDMSNYDYEEPLIAQTEPAGEIDSTEPADPAAFTVSIVGTNAPVEAGEPLAVDADLENTGGENGTQDVELAIDGAVVNETPVSLAPNESELVTLAADTTTLEPGEYPVTVSSENETAETTVTIEEAEAAETPTGTESTADGQADAEPTADADEQPSNATAEQPTEEQTPSEDAVSSESADSEPTTDGSSTESEPEAPTGTETTESPAGTDEPPVSDGAGSEADANGSAVATE; this is translated from the coding sequence ATGAGTCGGCGTCGAGGCGCGGCCGTAGCGGTGCTCGCCGTCGCCGCGCTGCTGGTCACGAGCGCGGTGGCGCTGCCGCTGCTCGGCGGCGGCATCGTCCCGTTCGAGGGCGGCGAGAGCGCTCCCGGCGAGGGAGACGACGGAACGACCGATATCGCCGCTACGGACAGTGTGGCCGCCAGCCAAGACGATGGCAGTGGGAGTGCGGACTCCACCGCGGCTGATGCGGCGGACCGAGAACCCGTGCGTGCGAGCCAGTCGGTCGGAGACGGCGAGTTAGTGTCGTTCGACTCCGCGGCCGAATCGGCCGCGACCGACGCAGAAGCGAACGCCGACGCGGACGCGACCGCCTCGCTCGCACAGGAACAGACGGACGCCGTCGAGGCCGGCGTCGACGAGGGGATCGAACTGGCCCAGCAGCAGGGCGTCGAGGTGACCCAGGAACAGCGCGCGGCGGCCGTCGAGGCCGCCAGTCAGTCGGCGGCCCAGCACCAGGCGGCCGACGTCGAGCAGATTCAGGCGGCGACGGCCGGCGCGGTCCACGGCTCGCTGATCCAGTCTCAGGACGCCGAGATCGAACAGATCCAGTCCGCGGTCGGCGGCGCGACCGACGGCGCGCTCGCCCAGTCTCAGACGGTTGCAGCGAGCCAGATGCAGAGCGCGACCTGGGGGGCGACCCACGGCGCCCTCGCACAGAAACAGCGCGCCGACGTCGACCAGATCCAGGTCGCCACGCGCGGGGCCGCAGCGGGGGCGTGCCGGGAAGCGGGCGATAGCGACGTTCGGGACCACCCGAAGACCCAGGAGGCCGCGCAGGGGGCGGCCTACGGCGTCCTCGAGCAGTACCAGAAGGTCACCGTCGAACAGCGCCAGCGGATCACGCTCGAGCACGTCCAGCACGCGGCGGCCGGCGCGTCCGCGGGGGCGCTCGAGGGGAGCGTTCCGGCGGCCCTCGAGGGCGAACAGAGCCAGGAGATCAGCGTCGAACAGCGCCAGCGCGTGAACATCAAGCAGGTCCAGAAGGCCGCCACGGGCGCCGCGAAGGGCGCGCTCGTCCAGCGACAGGAGGTCTCCGTCGAGCAGACCCAGGCCGCGGCCCGCGGGGCCGGCCGGGGGTCGCTGACGCAGATCCAGACCGTCAGCGTCGAACAGGTCCAGCGGATCTCGATCACCCAGATTCAGGAGGCCTCGTTCGGCGCGGCCAAGGGAGCGATCTATCAGAGCCAGTCGGCCACCGTCGAACAGATCCAGGCGGCCGCCGACGGGGCCGCGGGCGGCGTGCTGGTCCAGCACCAGGAGATCTCGATCACCCAGATCCAGTCCGCCGCGGTCGGCGCGTCCGAGGGAGCGATCGAGTCGGCAGTTCAGTACCAGATCGCCGAGATCGAACAGATTCAGGCCGCCGCGTTCGGCGCCGGCGAGGGGGCGGTGCTCCAGCAGCAGGTCGTCGATATCACGCAGGTCCAGCGGCTGGCCTCCGGCGGCGCGAGCGGCGCGCTGAGCCAGTCTCAGTCGGCGACCGCCGAGCAGATCCAGATCGCCGCCAGCAGCGCCTGTCGGGAGACGGCCCGCGTTGTCCAGTACCAGCGGATCAGCGTCACACAACTTCAGGCCCTGACCCAGGAAACCGCGTCCGACGCTACCGCGTACGCGATTCAGCAGGGAATCGACGACGTCTCCGAACTCGGGCAGTACGTCGAGGAGGTGGCCGAAGAGCGCGCCGACGAGATCGACGAACTCGAGGGAACGGCGTCGATTGCGTTCGCCGACCGAGAGAGCAACGGTGAGGCGGTCACCGTCGACGAACTCGACCTCTCGGAGGGCGGCTTCGTCGCGGTCTACGCGGCCGACGCCGTCGCCGATCCGGGCGCCGTGCTCGGGACCTCGAGCGCCCTCGAGGCCGGGAGCCACTCCGACGTCGAGATCGACCTCGAGGAGCCGATCGAGGAGGACCAGCCCCTCACCGCGGTGGTCCACCACGATACGAACGACGACGGAACGTTCGAGTACGGCGACACTGACGGGGCGGAGGACGTCCCGTACGTCACCGACGCCGGCGTGCCGGTGCTCGACACGGCGTTCGTCTCGGTCGGCGACGAACCGCAGGTGCCTCAAGAGCCGCAAGAACCGCAGGAACCGGCCGAGCCGAACGCGACGCTCTCCGTCGCCGATCAGGCCGGCGACGGCGAGACGCTCGTCGTCGACGAAGCGAACGCGAGCGTCGACTACACCGTGACGGCGACGGCCGACGGGACGACGGCCGAGAGCCAGCCGTTCGAGGCCAACGGGACGGCGACCGACCTCGAGCTCGCGTTCGACTCGCCGCTCGAGGAGTCGACGACCGTCGACGTCGCCGTCGCCGACGAGAACGGCACGGAACTGGCGACCGAATCGATCGAGTACGCGCTCGAGGACAACGAGTCGGACGGCGAGCCGAACGAATCGGATGCGACGCTCAACGTGTCCGACCAGACGGGCGACGGCGAGACGCTCGTCGTCGACGAGGCGAACGCGAGCGTCGACTACCGGCTCACCGCGACCGACGAGAACGGCACGCAGCGCGCGGAGAGCGAGACCTTCGAGGCCAACGAGACCGCCGAGTTCGAGGCACTGGAGCTCGAGCCGCCGCTCGAAGAGAACGCGACGCTCGAGGTCGCCGTGGCCGACGACGCGGGCGCGGAACTCGCGACCGAGTCCGTCGAGTACACGGTCGACGGCGATCCGGCGACGTTCGAGGCGACGTTCCCTCGCTGTTCGCAGGCCGAGGTGACCGGGTCCTTCGAAGACGGCGACAGGATCATCGTCGGCACCGCGTTCTACGAAAGCGGCGGCTTCGGCAACTCGATGGGCGAGTACGCCGTCACGGTCGGCGAGGACGTCGAGGCGCCGTTCGAGGGGACGATCACCTACGAGACCGGCGACGACTTCACCGTCGCCGAGACGGCCGACGGCGCGACCGTCACGGTCCCCGAGGGCGATACGGGCGCCGTGATCACCGGCTTCGCCTCCCCCGATGCGACGCCGGGGTCGATCGACTATCCGAACCCGAACGCTAGCGAGTGTCTCGAGGAGATCCGTCCCGAACGGCCGACCATCAGCGTGGCGGAGACGACGGCGACCGAGGACGGCATCGCGGTCACCTTCGAGTACGAGAATCCGAACGAGGAATCGCTGGCGGTCGGCAGCGAGTTCGTCGAGGGAACCGCGGACGACGAGCCGCCGTCGGAACTCGAGCCCGGCAACGACTCGTTCACCGTCGACTGGACGCCCGAAACCGACTCCGAACGGCTCGTCTGGGAGGTCGATATGAGCAACTACGACTACGAGGAGCCGCTGATCGCCCAGACGGAGCCGGCCGGCGAGATCGATTCGACCGAACCGGCCGATCCCGCGGCGTTCACCGTCTCGATCGTCGGGACGAACGCGCCCGTCGAAGCGGGCGAGCCCCTCGCGGTCGACGCCGACCTCGAGAACACCGGCGGAGAGAACGGTACGCAGGACGTCGAACTCGCGATCGACGGCGCGGTCGTCAACGAGACGCCCGTCTCGCTCGCGCCCAACGAATCCGAACTCGTGACGCTGGCCGCCGACACGACCACGCTCGAGCCCGGCGAGTACCCGGTTACCGTCTCGAGCGAGAACGAGACCGCCGAGACGACCGTGACGATCGAGGAAGCCGAGGCCGCGGAGACGCCGACCGGCACGGAGTCGACGGCGGACGGTCAAGCGGACGCGGAACCGACCGCGGACGCTGACGAACAGCCGTCGAACGCGACCGCCGAGCAGCCGACGGAGGAACAGACCCCGTCCGAAGACGCCGTCTCGTCGGAGTCGGCGGATTCGGAGCCGACGACGGACGGCTCATCGACGGAATCCGAACCGGAAGCGCCGACGGGAACGGAGACGACCGAATCGCCCGCCGGAACGGACGAACCGCCCGTTTCCGACGGAGCCGGTTCGGAGGCCGACGCGAACGGCTCCGCGGTCGCGACGGAGTAA
- a CDS encoding DUF7545 family protein: MTEEVDTTTFEISADDGTTDEVTVPTGLLDLVAEGDQTDAETVGDVTLLSFASRAHHIVHHGQESDEELEAQEARIMDLFEERFGVTYGEATGHQH; encoded by the coding sequence ATGACCGAGGAAGTCGACACGACGACCTTCGAGATCAGCGCCGACGACGGTACCACCGACGAAGTCACGGTCCCCACCGGACTCCTCGACCTCGTGGCGGAAGGCGATCAGACCGACGCCGAGACGGTCGGCGACGTCACCCTGCTGTCCTTCGCCAGCCGCGCCCACCACATCGTCCACCACGGCCAGGAGTCGGACGAGGAACTCGAGGCCCAGGAGGCCCGCATCATGGACCTGTTCGAGGAACGCTTCGGCGTGACCTACGGCGAAGCGACCGGCCACCAGCACTAA
- a CDS encoding DUF7557 family protein, which translates to MPSVELEEETIERLEALRVDDESYDELVNELINIYETSEYTLFHAGD; encoded by the coding sequence ATGCCATCCGTCGAACTCGAGGAGGAGACGATCGAACGGCTGGAGGCGCTGCGCGTCGACGACGAGTCCTACGACGAACTCGTCAACGAACTCATCAACATCTACGAGACCAGCGAGTACACGCTCTTTCACGCCGGCGACTGA
- a CDS encoding DUF5799 family protein: MSDSPWTDRIVGARMTVDQEFSSRIADSQFSNQQWSLIMTATEFEIEDADDPDRARLVADTEQVEQIIPELENVPSGGMGAMGGPGAGGGDRNGSSGGVFDSIMGALGLGGDGSDDHAEKLRAAEKLTQEYADELQSHLESKGRWQSVRKAAAADD, encoded by the coding sequence ATGAGCGACTCACCGTGGACGGACCGGATCGTCGGCGCCCGCATGACCGTCGATCAGGAGTTCTCCTCGCGGATCGCCGACTCGCAGTTTTCCAACCAGCAGTGGAGTCTGATCATGACCGCGACGGAGTTCGAGATCGAAGACGCCGACGATCCCGACCGTGCGCGGCTCGTCGCCGACACCGAGCAGGTCGAGCAGATCATCCCCGAACTCGAGAACGTCCCCAGCGGCGGCATGGGCGCGATGGGCGGCCCGGGTGCGGGCGGCGGCGACCGGAACGGTTCGTCGGGCGGCGTCTTCGACTCGATCATGGGCGCCCTCGGGCTGGGCGGCGACGGCAGCGACGACCACGCCGAAAAGCTACGCGCGGCCGAGAAGCTCACCCAGGAGTACGCGGACGAGCTCCAGTCCCACCTCGAGTCGAAGGGACGCTGGCAGTCGGTTCGGAAGGCCGCGGCCGCGGACGACTAG
- a CDS encoding gamma carbonic anhydrase family protein: MLRSFDGTEPQVADSAYVDEAAVVIGDVVVEAEASVWPNTTLRGDHGRIVVGEGANVQDNAVLHEDAALEPYATVGHGAIVHDATVGERALVGMNATVLDGARVGEGAVVAAGSVVTEGTEVPPATLVAGAPAEPKTEIDDPHLEATADRYVELSRRYAEASERLD, encoded by the coding sequence ATGCTACGATCGTTCGACGGAACGGAGCCGCAGGTCGCCGACTCGGCGTACGTCGACGAGGCCGCGGTCGTCATCGGCGACGTCGTCGTCGAGGCGGAGGCGAGCGTCTGGCCGAACACGACGCTGCGGGGCGACCACGGCCGAATCGTCGTCGGCGAGGGGGCCAACGTTCAGGACAACGCCGTGCTCCACGAGGACGCCGCACTCGAGCCCTACGCGACGGTCGGCCACGGCGCGATCGTCCACGACGCGACCGTCGGCGAGCGCGCGCTGGTCGGGATGAACGCGACCGTCCTCGACGGCGCTCGCGTCGGCGAGGGCGCCGTCGTCGCGGCCGGCAGCGTCGTCACCGAGGGAACCGAGGTGCCGCCGGCGACGCTCGTCGCCGGCGCGCCCGCCGAGCCGAAAACCGAGATCGACGATCCCCACCTCGAGGCGACGGCCGACCGGTACGTCGAACTCTCGCGGCGGTACGCCGAAGCGTCCGAACGGCTCGACTGA